A DNA window from Bacillota bacterium contains the following coding sequences:
- a CDS encoding GyrI-like domain-containing protein codes for MEPVIVEKSQIIVAGISGDGNKTYDLWKRFSEKDGRIPHSNKVNDDGYEIRMYHENGKCDCFVGVAVANAKVTDDYELYNIPAGKYVIFDIYPSKGWDSSNEEMNAWLKENANKYTQIRDEKTGAYFVIEYYGARFKGIDNPDSVVEMWIPLKAKAGE; via the coding sequence ATGGAACCTGTTATTGTAGAGAAAAGTCAAATAATTGTCGCAGGCATAAGTGGTGACGGCAATAAGACATATGATCTGTGGAAGAGATTTTCGGAAAAGGACGGCAGAATCCCGCATTCAAACAAGGTGAATGACGACGGCTATGAAATCCGCATGTATCATGAAAATGGCAAATGTGATTGTTTTGTCGGCGTAGCAGTCGCAAATGCTAAAGTGACGGATGATTATGAACTATATAACATTCCGGCAGGTAAATACGTGATATTTGATATATACCCGTCGAAAGGGTGGGATAGTTCTAATGAAGAGATGAACGCATGGCTAAAAGAGAATGCGAACAAATATACACAGATACGTGATGAAAAAACGGGGGCGTATTTTGTTATTGAATATTATGGCGCACGTTTCAAGGGTATTGATAATCCTGACTCGGTGGTGGAGATGTGGATTCCACTTAAGGCTAAGGCTGGGGAATAG